The following proteins are co-located in the Solanum pennellii chromosome 8, SPENNV200 genome:
- the LOC107028465 gene encoding B3 domain-containing protein REM8-like isoform X1 produces the protein MCKEESENSMKIPSKKPHFFKPILPGFKNGIKIPIGFLKYLKGYEHIKRAVLKRGGKKWRIKLNEHRFEESNWGKFVEENDLQLGDLLVFRHEGNMEFEVYVFDSSQCDREYAEYLQEEGGGGRAQTVEEISKEFEYKEATTRNQSHVVCKVRGYCLSKCYFRLPGKFARANGLINKKCSLIIRDEKRRSWSLKLYTSYSQVYIGGRWAELRDANDIKEGDHITFKVVANGKMPIWEFHTNVTEKSKRNIMSSHEAFCNIEAAKDNPLSHPHFVCIMKSYYLSKCFLRVPVSFARLNGLKNRTCTITIRDKRRSWTFKLYARGVNTCIVGEWHKFCIVSCLKEGDYLMFEILDNGEKPILKFHDMRRNASRQPEGKKINLDAKSVSTEATGVKIKTSFETAPKALPASLSANDASPYFISIIKPYSIFKHFLYIPLAFAKSNGWMNRRFEMILMDEQQRLWPVRLGPVSDDHIGIHIGWQKFKEANDVQVGDICRFELINNEKKPVAYFHRIYSGKDAKQSP, from the exons ATGTGtaaagaagaaagtgaaaaCTCCATGAAAATACCTTCAAAGAAACCTCACTTTTTCAAACCAATTCTTCCAGGCTTCAAAAATGGAATT AAAATTCCTATAGGTTTTCTGAAGTATTTGAAGGGATATGAGCATATTAAACGTGCTGTACTGAAAAGGGGTGGTAAGAAATGGCGGATTAAGCTGAATGAACATCGATTTGAAGAGAGTAATTGGGGAAAATTTGTGGAGGAGAATGATTTGCAATTGGGAGATTTGTTGGTGTTTAGACATGAAGGAAATATGGAATTTGAGGTTTATGTATTTGATTCAAGTCAATGTGATAGAGAATATGCAGAGTATCTGCaggaagaaggaggaggaggaagagcCCAGACTGTTGAGGAAATTTCAAAGGAATTTGAGTATAAAG AAGCTACTACTCGCAACCAATCTCATGTTGTATGCAAAGTTAGAGGCTATTGCCTTTCAAAATGTTACTTT CGCCTTCCTGGAAAATTTGCAAGGGCAAACGGTCTCATAAACAAAAAATGTAGCTTGATtattagagatgaaaaacgaaggTCATGGAGTTTAAAGCTATATACCTCCTATTCTCAAGTCTATATTGGAGGTAGATGGGCTGAACTCCGTGATGCAAATGACATAAAGGAGGGAGATCATATAACATTCAAGGTTGTTGCTAATGGAAAAATGCCAATATGGGAATTCCATA CAAATGTAACAGAAAAATCAAAGCGCAACATCATGTCATCACACGAGGCTTTTTGCAACATCGAAGCTGCAAAAGACAATCCTCTCTCTCACCCTCATTTTGTTTGTATCATGAAATCATATTACCTTTCTAAGTGTTTTCTG CGAGTTCCGGTCTCATTTGCACGGTTAAACGGTCTCAAAAACAGGACATGTACGATAACAATAAGAGACAAGCGCCGGTCATGGACATTTAAGCTATATGCCCGTGGGGTAAACACCTGCATTGTTGGCGAATGGCACAAGTTCTGCATTGTGAGTTGCTTAAAGGAAGGAGATTACTTAATGTTTGAGATACTTGACAATGGAGAGAAGCCAATATTGAAGTTTCACG ATATGAGAAGAAATGCATCACGTCAGCCCGAAGGAAAGAAGATCAATTTGGATGCTAAAAGTGTTTCCACGGAAG CAACAGGCGTTAAGATTAAGACCTCATTCGAGACTGCTCCGAAAGCATTACCTGCTTCACTATCTGCTAATGATGCTAGcccttattttatttctattattaagCCTTATTCCATCTTCAAACATTTTCTG TATATTCCATTAGCTTTTGCTAAATCAAATGGCTGGATGAATAGACGTTTTGAGATGATTCTCATGGATGAACAACAGAGATTGTGGCCAGTCCGACTAGGGCCAGTGTCAGATGATCACATCGGAATTCACATTGGATGGCAAAAGTTCAAAGAAGCAAATGATGTCCAAGTAGGAGATATCTGTAGATTTGAACTCATCAACAATGAAAAAAAACCCGTAGCCTATTTCCATC GTATATATTCTGGAAAGGATGCCAAGCAAAGCCCTTGA
- the LOC107028465 gene encoding putative B3 domain-containing protein REM15 isoform X3 codes for MCKEESENSMKIPSKKPHFFKPILPGFKNGIKIPIGFLKYLKGYEHIKRAVLKRGGKKWRIKLNEHRFEESNWGKFVEENDLQLGDLLVFRHEGNMEFEVYVFDSSQCDREYAEYLQEEGGGGRAQTVEEISKEFEYKEATTRNQSHVVCKVRGYCLSKCYFRLPGKFARANGLINKKCSLIIRDEKRRSWSLKLYTSYSQVYIGGRWAELRDANDIKEGDHITFKVVANGKMPIWEFHNMRRNASRQPEGKKINLDAKSVSTEATGVKIKTSFETAPKALPASLSANDASPYFISIIKPYSIFKHFLYIPLAFAKSNGWMNRRFEMILMDEQQRLWPVRLGPVSDDHIGIHIGWQKFKEANDVQVGDICRFELINNEKKPVAYFHRIYSGKDAKQSP; via the exons ATGTGtaaagaagaaagtgaaaaCTCCATGAAAATACCTTCAAAGAAACCTCACTTTTTCAAACCAATTCTTCCAGGCTTCAAAAATGGAATT AAAATTCCTATAGGTTTTCTGAAGTATTTGAAGGGATATGAGCATATTAAACGTGCTGTACTGAAAAGGGGTGGTAAGAAATGGCGGATTAAGCTGAATGAACATCGATTTGAAGAGAGTAATTGGGGAAAATTTGTGGAGGAGAATGATTTGCAATTGGGAGATTTGTTGGTGTTTAGACATGAAGGAAATATGGAATTTGAGGTTTATGTATTTGATTCAAGTCAATGTGATAGAGAATATGCAGAGTATCTGCaggaagaaggaggaggaggaagagcCCAGACTGTTGAGGAAATTTCAAAGGAATTTGAGTATAAAG AAGCTACTACTCGCAACCAATCTCATGTTGTATGCAAAGTTAGAGGCTATTGCCTTTCAAAATGTTACTTT CGCCTTCCTGGAAAATTTGCAAGGGCAAACGGTCTCATAAACAAAAAATGTAGCTTGATtattagagatgaaaaacgaaggTCATGGAGTTTAAAGCTATATACCTCCTATTCTCAAGTCTATATTGGAGGTAGATGGGCTGAACTCCGTGATGCAAATGACATAAAGGAGGGAGATCATATAACATTCAAGGTTGTTGCTAATGGAAAAATGCCAATATGGGAATTCCATA ATATGAGAAGAAATGCATCACGTCAGCCCGAAGGAAAGAAGATCAATTTGGATGCTAAAAGTGTTTCCACGGAAG CAACAGGCGTTAAGATTAAGACCTCATTCGAGACTGCTCCGAAAGCATTACCTGCTTCACTATCTGCTAATGATGCTAGcccttattttatttctattattaagCCTTATTCCATCTTCAAACATTTTCTG TATATTCCATTAGCTTTTGCTAAATCAAATGGCTGGATGAATAGACGTTTTGAGATGATTCTCATGGATGAACAACAGAGATTGTGGCCAGTCCGACTAGGGCCAGTGTCAGATGATCACATCGGAATTCACATTGGATGGCAAAAGTTCAAAGAAGCAAATGATGTCCAAGTAGGAGATATCTGTAGATTTGAACTCATCAACAATGAAAAAAAACCCGTAGCCTATTTCCATC GTATATATTCTGGAAAGGATGCCAAGCAAAGCCCTTGA
- the LOC107028465 gene encoding B3 domain-containing protein REM17-like isoform X2, producing the protein MEFEVYVFDSSQCDREYAEYLQEEGGGGRAQTVEEISKEFEYKEATTRNQSHVVCKVRGYCLSKCYFRLPGKFARANGLINKKCSLIIRDEKRRSWSLKLYTSYSQVYIGGRWAELRDANDIKEGDHITFKVVANGKMPIWEFHTNVTEKSKRNIMSSHEAFCNIEAAKDNPLSHPHFVCIMKSYYLSKCFLRVPVSFARLNGLKNRTCTITIRDKRRSWTFKLYARGVNTCIVGEWHKFCIVSCLKEGDYLMFEILDNGEKPILKFHDMRRNASRQPEGKKINLDAKSVSTEATGVKIKTSFETAPKALPASLSANDASPYFISIIKPYSIFKHFLYIPLAFAKSNGWMNRRFEMILMDEQQRLWPVRLGPVSDDHIGIHIGWQKFKEANDVQVGDICRFELINNEKKPVAYFHRIYSGKDAKQSP; encoded by the exons ATGGAATTTGAGGTTTATGTATTTGATTCAAGTCAATGTGATAGAGAATATGCAGAGTATCTGCaggaagaaggaggaggaggaagagcCCAGACTGTTGAGGAAATTTCAAAGGAATTTGAGTATAAAG AAGCTACTACTCGCAACCAATCTCATGTTGTATGCAAAGTTAGAGGCTATTGCCTTTCAAAATGTTACTTT CGCCTTCCTGGAAAATTTGCAAGGGCAAACGGTCTCATAAACAAAAAATGTAGCTTGATtattagagatgaaaaacgaaggTCATGGAGTTTAAAGCTATATACCTCCTATTCTCAAGTCTATATTGGAGGTAGATGGGCTGAACTCCGTGATGCAAATGACATAAAGGAGGGAGATCATATAACATTCAAGGTTGTTGCTAATGGAAAAATGCCAATATGGGAATTCCATA CAAATGTAACAGAAAAATCAAAGCGCAACATCATGTCATCACACGAGGCTTTTTGCAACATCGAAGCTGCAAAAGACAATCCTCTCTCTCACCCTCATTTTGTTTGTATCATGAAATCATATTACCTTTCTAAGTGTTTTCTG CGAGTTCCGGTCTCATTTGCACGGTTAAACGGTCTCAAAAACAGGACATGTACGATAACAATAAGAGACAAGCGCCGGTCATGGACATTTAAGCTATATGCCCGTGGGGTAAACACCTGCATTGTTGGCGAATGGCACAAGTTCTGCATTGTGAGTTGCTTAAAGGAAGGAGATTACTTAATGTTTGAGATACTTGACAATGGAGAGAAGCCAATATTGAAGTTTCACG ATATGAGAAGAAATGCATCACGTCAGCCCGAAGGAAAGAAGATCAATTTGGATGCTAAAAGTGTTTCCACGGAAG CAACAGGCGTTAAGATTAAGACCTCATTCGAGACTGCTCCGAAAGCATTACCTGCTTCACTATCTGCTAATGATGCTAGcccttattttatttctattattaagCCTTATTCCATCTTCAAACATTTTCTG TATATTCCATTAGCTTTTGCTAAATCAAATGGCTGGATGAATAGACGTTTTGAGATGATTCTCATGGATGAACAACAGAGATTGTGGCCAGTCCGACTAGGGCCAGTGTCAGATGATCACATCGGAATTCACATTGGATGGCAAAAGTTCAAAGAAGCAAATGATGTCCAAGTAGGAGATATCTGTAGATTTGAACTCATCAACAATGAAAAAAAACCCGTAGCCTATTTCCATC GTATATATTCTGGAAAGGATGCCAAGCAAAGCCCTTGA
- the LOC107028466 gene encoding B3 domain-containing protein REM10-like isoform X1, which produces MKIPPKKPHFLKPILPGCKQQITIPIGFFKYLKGQGNEYALLRRASKKWSVKVNGRRLEDGWEEFVKDHDLQLGNVLIFRHEGDMEFEVAVFDSSCCEREYEQGVHVHGRKEEEACIVEESSKKLKSKEKPKRKIKKSGKGFSNVKAAYKDKHLSRSHFICTIRPYCLSKYCLCIPKQFAQENRLRNRKCEIIVRDEQRSWTFGVHTNGKNTFIGSGWHEFSRTKCLKEGDILMFEIVSNGETPIFRFHDLRESPFLRDEVKNKDLDAERMSDEDAMLETSDVTTPKSQEAADANPHFISTIKPYTLRFPVMYLPIAFAKSNGLLDKCELIIMDEKRRSWSMCLGQIDKYHFGIKKGWRKFIEANGVQVGDTYKFELINNGTIPLVHFHCKYDDAGDGKGN; this is translated from the exons ATGAAAATCCCTCcaaaaaaacctcattttttaaAACCTATTTTGCCAGGTTGTAAGCAACAAATT ACAATTCCTATAGGTTTCTTCAAGTATTTGAAGGGACAAGGGAATGAATATGCATTGCTAAGACGGGCAAGTAAGAAGTGGTCCGTGAAGGTGAATGGACGGCGACTGGAAGATGGTTGGGAAGAGTTTGTAAAGGACCATGATTTACAATTGGGAAATGTTTTGATATTCAGACATGAAGGAGACATGGAATTTGAGGTCGCCGTCTTTGATTCAAGTTGTTGTGAGAGAGAATACGAACAAGGAGTTCATGTTCatggaagaaaagaagaagaagcctGTATTGTTGAAGAGTCTTCCAAGAAATTGAAATCCAAAG AAAAACCAAAGCGCAAAATCAAGAAATCAGGCAAGGGTTTCTCCAATGTAAAAGCTGCTTATAAGGACAAGCATCTCAGTCGCTCTCATTTCATTTGTACAATTCGACCTTATTGCCTTTCAAAGTATTGTCTG TGTATTCCAAAACAATTTGCACAAGAAAATAGACTCCGCAACAGGAAATGTGAGATAATTGTGAGGGATGAGCAACGATCATGGACGTTTGGTGTGCATACAAATGGCAAAAACACCTTCATTGGAAGTGGATGGCATGAATTCAGCCGTACGAAATGCTTAAAGGAAGGAGATATCTTAATGTTTGAGATAGTTTCCAATGGAGAAACACCTATATTCAGATTTCATG ATTTGAGAGAAAGCCCGTTTCTTCGGgatgaagtaaagaataaagaTTTGGATGCTGAAAGAATGTCAGATGAAG ATGCTATGCTTGAGACCTCGGACGTGACTACTCCTAAATCACAAGAAGCTGCTGATGCCAACCCTCATTTTATATCTACTATTAAACCTTACACCCTCAGATTTCCTGTTATG TATCTTCCAATAGCTTTTGCAAAATCAAATGGCTTGCTGGATAAATGCGAGTTGATTATCATGGATGAAAAACGGAGATCATGGTCAATGTGCCTTGGGCAAATCGACAAGTATCACTTTGGAATTAAAAAGGGATGGCGAAAGTTCATAGAAGCCAACGGTGTTCAAGTTGGAGATACTTACAAGTTCGAACTCATCAACAATGGCACAATACCTTTAGTTCATTTCCATT GTAAATATGATGATGCTGGTGATGGGAAAGGAAACTAG
- the LOC107028466 gene encoding B3 domain-containing protein REM7-like isoform X2, whose amino-acid sequence MKIPPKKPHFLKPILPGCKQQITIPIGFFKYLKGQGNEYALLRRASKKWSVKVNGRRLEDGWEEFVKDHDLQLGNVLIFRHEGDMEFEVAVFDSSCCEREYEQGVHVHGRKEEEACIVEESSKKLKSKEKPKRKIKKSGKGFSNVKAAYKDKHLSRSHFICTIRPYCLSKYCLCIPKQFAQENRLRNRKCEIIVRDEQRSWTFGVHTNGKNTFIGSGWHEFSRTKCLKEGDILMFEIVSNGETPIFRFHDLRESPFLRDEVKNKDLDAERMSDEDAMLETSDVTTPKSQEAADANPHFISTIKPYTLRFPVMLLQNQMACWINAS is encoded by the exons ATGAAAATCCCTCcaaaaaaacctcattttttaaAACCTATTTTGCCAGGTTGTAAGCAACAAATT ACAATTCCTATAGGTTTCTTCAAGTATTTGAAGGGACAAGGGAATGAATATGCATTGCTAAGACGGGCAAGTAAGAAGTGGTCCGTGAAGGTGAATGGACGGCGACTGGAAGATGGTTGGGAAGAGTTTGTAAAGGACCATGATTTACAATTGGGAAATGTTTTGATATTCAGACATGAAGGAGACATGGAATTTGAGGTCGCCGTCTTTGATTCAAGTTGTTGTGAGAGAGAATACGAACAAGGAGTTCATGTTCatggaagaaaagaagaagaagcctGTATTGTTGAAGAGTCTTCCAAGAAATTGAAATCCAAAG AAAAACCAAAGCGCAAAATCAAGAAATCAGGCAAGGGTTTCTCCAATGTAAAAGCTGCTTATAAGGACAAGCATCTCAGTCGCTCTCATTTCATTTGTACAATTCGACCTTATTGCCTTTCAAAGTATTGTCTG TGTATTCCAAAACAATTTGCACAAGAAAATAGACTCCGCAACAGGAAATGTGAGATAATTGTGAGGGATGAGCAACGATCATGGACGTTTGGTGTGCATACAAATGGCAAAAACACCTTCATTGGAAGTGGATGGCATGAATTCAGCCGTACGAAATGCTTAAAGGAAGGAGATATCTTAATGTTTGAGATAGTTTCCAATGGAGAAACACCTATATTCAGATTTCATG ATTTGAGAGAAAGCCCGTTTCTTCGGgatgaagtaaagaataaagaTTTGGATGCTGAAAGAATGTCAGATGAAG ATGCTATGCTTGAGACCTCGGACGTGACTACTCCTAAATCACAAGAAGCTGCTGATGCCAACCCTCATTTTATATCTACTATTAAACCTTACACCCTCAGATTTCCTGTTATG CTTTTGCAAAATCAAATGGCTTGCTGGATAAATGCGAGTTGA
- the LOC107028466 gene encoding B3 domain-containing protein REM10-like isoform X3, with protein sequence MEFEVAVFDSSCCEREYEQGVHVHGRKEEEACIVEESSKKLKSKEKPKRKIKKSGKGFSNVKAAYKDKHLSRSHFICTIRPYCLSKYCLCIPKQFAQENRLRNRKCEIIVRDEQRSWTFGVHTNGKNTFIGSGWHEFSRTKCLKEGDILMFEIVSNGETPIFRFHDLRESPFLRDEVKNKDLDAERMSDEDAMLETSDVTTPKSQEAADANPHFISTIKPYTLRFPVMYLPIAFAKSNGLLDKCELIIMDEKRRSWSMCLGQIDKYHFGIKKGWRKFIEANGVQVGDTYKFELINNGTIPLVHFHCKYDDAGDGKGN encoded by the exons ATGGAATTTGAGGTCGCCGTCTTTGATTCAAGTTGTTGTGAGAGAGAATACGAACAAGGAGTTCATGTTCatggaagaaaagaagaagaagcctGTATTGTTGAAGAGTCTTCCAAGAAATTGAAATCCAAAG AAAAACCAAAGCGCAAAATCAAGAAATCAGGCAAGGGTTTCTCCAATGTAAAAGCTGCTTATAAGGACAAGCATCTCAGTCGCTCTCATTTCATTTGTACAATTCGACCTTATTGCCTTTCAAAGTATTGTCTG TGTATTCCAAAACAATTTGCACAAGAAAATAGACTCCGCAACAGGAAATGTGAGATAATTGTGAGGGATGAGCAACGATCATGGACGTTTGGTGTGCATACAAATGGCAAAAACACCTTCATTGGAAGTGGATGGCATGAATTCAGCCGTACGAAATGCTTAAAGGAAGGAGATATCTTAATGTTTGAGATAGTTTCCAATGGAGAAACACCTATATTCAGATTTCATG ATTTGAGAGAAAGCCCGTTTCTTCGGgatgaagtaaagaataaagaTTTGGATGCTGAAAGAATGTCAGATGAAG ATGCTATGCTTGAGACCTCGGACGTGACTACTCCTAAATCACAAGAAGCTGCTGATGCCAACCCTCATTTTATATCTACTATTAAACCTTACACCCTCAGATTTCCTGTTATG TATCTTCCAATAGCTTTTGCAAAATCAAATGGCTTGCTGGATAAATGCGAGTTGATTATCATGGATGAAAAACGGAGATCATGGTCAATGTGCCTTGGGCAAATCGACAAGTATCACTTTGGAATTAAAAAGGGATGGCGAAAGTTCATAGAAGCCAACGGTGTTCAAGTTGGAGATACTTACAAGTTCGAACTCATCAACAATGGCACAATACCTTTAGTTCATTTCCATT GTAAATATGATGATGCTGGTGATGGGAAAGGAAACTAG
- the LOC107027399 gene encoding putative B3 domain-containing protein REM15 codes for MKIASKKPRFFKPIQPGYKHCIKIPIGFLKYLKGLNHIKQAILRSRGKKWLVKVNGWRLEEGWKRFAKENDLQLGDLLIFKHEGDMEFQVSIFDSSHCDREYAEYLQEEEGKYVEATSKKVEKEAATHSSWGQSHFECIVRPYSISKGFLRLPKQFAMDNGLFNKKCGLLIRDERQRSWNLRLVTYDSSVCAFGGWSDFCAVNNLKEGDYMMFEVVANGEKPIWKFHYLRHKTSDMTTPISQTPASTSADANPHFISTIRRYTFTKAILYFPMRFVKSNGLMSRSEMILVDEKQRSWSVLLGQMEHHFGIKRGWPQFRKANGLQEGDTYKFELTNNGTIPIIHMSFLKYLNGHDQYEHAILGRAGDMEFEVSIFDLRQCDRICRVSSTRNRCNYAEEISKNFEFKEFHFFSTDPDRSLLNQVQKIPIGFLKYLEGLNHIKHAILKRMGKKWLMKVNGWRLEEGWEKFAEEHDLQSGDILVFKHEGDMEFEVPIFDSSHCDREYTEYLLEGVDNAEETFKKVEFKEAASHNCWGQSHYQCIVRPNYISNGYLYLPMDFVKSNGLMSRSEMILIDEKQRSWSVWLVRTGHQFGFKRGWTQFRNANSIQVGDTYKFELTNNGTIPIAHVNILEVEGCESPSITEAIDKII; via the exons ATGAAAATAGCTTcaaaaaaacctcgttttttcAAACCAATTCAGCCAGGTTACAAGCATTGTATT AAAATTCCTATAGGTTTCTTGAAGTATTTGAAGGGATTGAACCATATTAAACAAGCAATACTGAGAAGTAGGGGTAAAAAGTGGCTGGTGAAGGTGAACGGTTGGCGATTAGAAGAGGGTTGGAAAAGGTTTGCTAAGGAGAATGATTTGCAATTGGGAGATTTGTTGATTTTCAAACATGAAGGAGACATGGAATTTCAAGTTTCCATCTTTGATTCAAGTCATTGTGACAGAGAGTACGCAGAGTATCTGCAAGAAGAAGAGGGCAAGTATGTTGAAGCGACTTCAAAGAAAGTGGAAAAAG AAGCTGCTACTCATAGCTCTTGGGGTCAATCTCATTTTGAGTGCATTGTTAGACCATATTCCATTTCAAAGGGTTTCTTG CGTCTTCCTAAACAATTTGCAATGGACAACGGTCTCTTCAACAAGAAATGTGGTTTGCTTATCAGAGACGAAAGACAAAGATCGTGGAATTTAAGGCTTGTTACCTATGATTCAAGTGTCTGTGCATTTGGTGGATGGAGTGACTTCTGCGCTGTGAATAACTTGAAGGAGGGagattatatgatgtttgagGTTGTTGCTAATGGAGAAAAACCTATATGGAAATTTCACT ATCTTAGGCATAAAACGTCGGACATGACTACTCCGATATCGCAAACACCAGCTTCAACATCTGCTGATGCCAACCCTCATTTTATATCCACTATCAGACGTTACACCTTCACAAAAGCTATTTTG TATTTTCCGATGCGTTTTGTGAAATCAAATGGCTTGATGAGTAGAAGTGAGATGATTCTTGTCGATGAAAAGCAGAGATCATGGTCAGTGTTGCTTGGGCAAATGGAACACCACTTTGGAATTAAAAGGGGATGGCCACAGTTCAGAAAAGCAAATGGTCTTCAAGAAGGAGATACTTACAAGTTTGAACTCACCAACAATGGCACAATACCTATAATTCATATGA GTTTCTTAAAGTATCTGAATGGACACGATCAATATGAACATGCTATACTGGGAAGGGCAG GAGACATGGAATTTGAGGTTTCCATCTTTGATTTGAGGCAGTGTGACAGAATATGCAGAGTATCTTCAACAAGAAACAGATGCAATTATGCTGAAGAGATATCCaagaattttgaattcaaag AATTCCATTTCTTCTCCACAGATCCAGACCGGTCACTTCTGAATCAAGTACAG AAAATTCCCATAGGTTTCTTGAAGTATCTGGAGGGACTGAACCATATTAAACATGCAATACTGAAAAGGATGGGGAAAAAGTGGCTGATGAAGGTGAACGGCTGGCGATTAGAAGAGGGTTGGGAAAAGTTTGCAGAGGAGCATGATTTGCAATCGGGAGATATTTTGGTCTTCAAACATGAAGGAGATATGGAATTTGAAGTTCCCATCTTTGATTCAAGTCATTGTGATAGAGAATACACAGAGTATCTGCTAGAAGGAGTCGATAATGCTGAAGAGACTTTCAAGAAAGTGGAATTCAAAG AAGCTGCTAGTCACAACTGTTGGGGTCAATCTCATTATCAGTGCATTGTCAGACCAAATTACATTTCAAATGGTTACTTG TATCTTCCCATGGATTTTGTAAAATCAAATGGCTTGATGAGTAGAAGTGAGATGATTCTTATCGACGAAAAGCAGAGATCCTGGTCAGTGTGGCTAGTGCGAACGGGACATCAATTTGGATTTAAAAGGGGATGGACACAGTTCAGAAATGCAAATAGTATTCAAGTAGGAGATACTTACAAGTTTGAACTCACCAACAATGGCACAATACCTATAGCTCAT GTAAATATTCTGGAAGTTGAAGGATGCGAATCGCCAAGCATCACAGAAGCCATTGACAAGATAATATGA